The window GTGGTTGCCATAATCGGCGCGATCCACATATTCCTGCATGCGTTCGGGACCGATTTTTCGGGCAAATCCTTGGAATACCCACACGGTGGAATTGGCAATGGCGCTTTTGAGTGTCTGGTCTTTGTTCCATGCTGCGACATTCCGTTTCTTCCCATCCCATGGGATAACGGCATTTTCATCGGCTATGACACCGGTTTCAAGCGCGATCAATGCATGCAGGATTTTAAAGGTCGATGCTGGTATCGCCCCAGTGTTTGCCAGCGTAGAATCCGAAGTGACACACTTTCCCGAAGGTTCTTCAACGATGACGACTCCTGTCACTCCAGCGTCTTCGATGACCTTCTGCAATTGTTCATCTTGTTGCATCTCGAAAGCCAGTAGGCCAGAAACACCACAACAGAGCTGGACAATGAGCATGAATATGACGGAAAGGCATATTCTCATGAGTATGGTCCTCTTGTGAAATTATTGGATCGACGACATGTGGATGCTAACGGTTCTGCTGTTGCGTCAATATGCTCTTTGTCCAAACGTCAGGCCGCATGGTATGCTGTTTCTATTGCGGCGCACATTGCTTCCAGCTCGACTGGTTTAATGAGATAGGCATTCATTCCTGCTTTGAGGAACGTTTTTTTGTCGCCAGGCATGGCACATGCGGTGAGCGCGATGATCGGTATATTGGATTTTTCCTGTCCTGCCTGTCCTTGACGAATAGCTTGAGTCGCTTCAATGCCATCCATAACGGGCATTTGTACATCCATAAGAATCACATCGATATCGTGTGTTTTAAGCCTTTCGAGCGCTTCCTTTCCATCCTTGGCTGTGGTGACGGTATATCCACATGATTCAAGAAGATGGCTTGTGGCGGTTGTATTGATGTCATCGTCTTCGACCAGCAGCACCTTCGCAAACGTTGGAGGGGCAATGACAGGAGGACATGAAAAGGGAAATGGGGAATTCTCCGATTGGGGAGCGATACATTCATGCGATTCTGCCGGGGGCAAGGGGATAGAAAAATGAACAGTTGTGCCAACATTGACTTCACTTATAATCACAAGTGTGCCGTTCATCAGCTTGATGAGTTGCTTGCAAATGGTCAACCCCAATCCTGCACCTTGAAAATCACGTTTAAATCCTCCGCTGACTTGGGAGAAGGGCTGAAAGAGCATGGTAATTTTGTCGTCCGGAATGCCAATCCCTGTATCTGTAACGGAAAAATGGATATGTTGAGTTGCTGAAGACGGACCACGCAGGGGGTAGACCTCCAGATGAACTTCTCCTGATTTGGTAAATTTGAAGGCATTTCCAAGGAGGTTGTTCAGTACCTGCGTAAGTCGCAGAGGGTCGCCGATGACCTTCGCCGGCGTCTGGGGATCAATGACGCAAGTGAGATAAAGGCCAGTTTGTTTGGCGCTGATTTCAAAAAGTGCACATGCCTGTTGGATCGTTTGGCCAAGATCAAATTCGATGGATTGAAGGTTGATTCTATTCGCTTCAATGCGAGAAATATCCAAGATGTCGGAAAGCAAGTGATGGAGACGCTTCGATGACTGGATAGCCATTTCGACAAATTTCCGCTGCTTTTCATCGACATTGCTGGTGCTGAGGACTTGGAGCATGCCGAGTATCCCGTTGAGCGGCGTGCGAATCTCATGGCTCATGTTGGCCAAAAATTCAGATTTGACCTGATTGGCCTTTTCAGCCTGTTCTTTTGCCCGCAGCAATGTTTCTTCGTAGCTTTTGAGTTCCGTCACATCAGCGACCTGAGACAAAATGGAGATCATGTTGCCTTCTGCATCGAGCAACGATGAGTTGTACCACTGGCAATGAACAATGGTTTTATCTTTACGGTAGTTTCGATTTTTGATCGTGTTGAAGGGGATTTTACCTTCAAATAATTGTGTAATGTTTTGTCCGACAACGTCTTGGTCTTCGGGATAGACAAGCTCAAAATCGGTCCAATTTTTTCCGACAACTTCTTCTTCTTTCCAGCCGAAAATATGTTCCGCCTGCTTCGACCATGTTTTGATATGAGTTCCATTCTTCCATTCAATGACGGCCAAAGGAGAGTTTTCCATATGAAAGGAGAGTCTCTTGTGTGCTTCGGCAAGTTGTTGCTCCGTCTGTCTGCTCTCCGTCACATTGGCGTTGTTGCCGATCATATATGCCGGTTTACCATCGGAACTCCACTCGACGATCTTTCCGGATGATTCAATCCAGATGTATTCCCCATTGCTGTGCCGCATACGAAATTCGTTTCTGTAATAGGGAGAGCGCTGTTCAATATATGCGTTAAAATGTTTGATCGCACTGTCTTTATCGTCGGGATGGAGAAGCTCGGTTTGAGCCGGAAATGCCGGGGGAAGTTCTGAAGGAAGATAACCCAGCATGGTTGCATATTTGGAACTATATGTTCCTGTCATATTGGTGAGGTCGAGTTCCCATATCGCATCGGTCGTCGCGTCAAGGACGCGTTCAAG of the Desulfovibrio inopinatus DSM 10711 genome contains:
- the blaOXA gene encoding class D beta-lactamase, whose product is MRICLSVIFMLIVQLCCGVSGLLAFEMQQDEQLQKVIEDAGVTGVVIVEEPSGKCVTSDSTLANTGAIPASTFKILHALIALETGVIADENAVIPWDGKKRNVAAWNKDQTLKSAIANSTVWVFQGFARKIGPERMQEYVDRADYGNHNIGGDIDSFWLDGELRISPVQQIPFLKKLYDDALPFSKRNMDIVKQCLEKEHTETTILRGKTGWAQQTGWFVGWLENTGHPWFFATRIDMPSSAQAAARMTINNAALEQVGALP
- a CDS encoding ABC transporter substrate binding protein — its product is MDSKRFFTETDFNVFYSLLRHKLKQIEAYDVILTADDNALQFVLQHREELFPHTPLVFCGVNNQKLALSLSGAENITGVIEAVSMKDTINTMLSLQPKLKTIYAIVDSTPSGQADLIAYKQLRHSHPNTLLEMLSLQDLTWDEFGERLRALKMSDALLLLSAYRDKNGVTKSFEESLDWIVSHAPVPTFHLWEHGINRGLIGGKVISQFEQGKLAAQLALDILHDIPAKEHPVIEGDKANRYFFDYAVLDRFDIDPSLLPSDTIFLNRPHTIWEEYKTVLFIVLIFTAMLILFCTFLAIYTIRLRNVRRMLARANFRLNEAQRVGGLGDWEWDPKSDTITWSENLYAIFGIDPEYVPSSYRGQLALFHPESAERLDNMVTRALEKAEPYELELSRTLSNGTVIHLLARGVVETDEDGKVVSLFGSILDTTRRKTFEDKLTASEERYRQVVSSLQETLSVISADGTFRFANPRAATNLCGLPDPAQVIGKNIREFVPADQAEYLIAKYREVAQGKVSSIQETMVTMASHDMWFRNSLTPIAYGDQDESCVLSLSLDITEQVNVRKELESIKIHLERVLDATTDAIWELDLTNMTGTYSSKYATMLGYLPSELPPAFPAQTELLHPDDKDSAIKHFNAYIEQRSPYYRNEFRMRHSNGEYIWIESSGKIVEWSSDGKPAYMIGNNANVTESRQTEQQLAEAHKRLSFHMENSPLAVIEWKNGTHIKTWSKQAEHIFGWKEEEVVGKNWTDFELVYPEDQDVVGQNITQLFEGKIPFNTIKNRNYRKDKTIVHCQWYNSSLLDAEGNMISILSQVADVTELKSYEETLLRAKEQAEKANQVKSEFLANMSHEIRTPLNGILGMLQVLSTSNVDEKQRKFVEMAIQSSKRLHHLLSDILDISRIEANRINLQSIEFDLGQTIQQACALFEISAKQTGLYLTCVIDPQTPAKVIGDPLRLTQVLNNLLGNAFKFTKSGEVHLEVYPLRGPSSATQHIHFSVTDTGIGIPDDKITMLFQPFSQVSGGFKRDFQGAGLGLTICKQLIKLMNGTLVIISEVNVGTTVHFSIPLPPAESHECIAPQSENSPFPFSCPPVIAPPTFAKVLLVEDDDINTTATSHLLESCGYTVTTAKDGKEALERLKTHDIDVILMDVQMPVMDGIEATQAIRQGQAGQEKSNIPIIALTACAMPGDKKTFLKAGMNAYLIKPVELEAMCAAIETAYHAA